The proteins below come from a single Campylobacter concisus genomic window:
- the purH gene encoding bifunctional phosphoribosylaminoimidazolecarboxamide formyltransferase/IMP cyclohydrolase → MRALLSVSDKEGIVEFAKGLEELGWQILSTGGTYKLLKTEGIKATEVSEFTASPEMFEGRVKTLHPKIHGGILHKRDDATHVAQAKEYGIEGIDLVCVNLYPFKETTIRTDDFAEIIENIDIGGPAMVRSAAKNFKDVLIVTNVLDYDEILKRLREKSDDFEFRRSLMIKAYEHTAAYDSTIANYMNDRFNSGFGDARFIVGNKVFDTRYGENPHQKGALYEFNYFFSNNFRALKGEASFNNMTDINGALMLATSFEDAPAVAIIKHANPCGFAVKDTLLESYVAALKCDPISAYGGVVAINGTLDEELAKKINEIYVEVIIAANVDEAALKVFESKKRIKIFTQDNKFLVRADDKFDFKHIDGGFVFQERDFVKDEELENMKQMSKKHASGSELKDAQIAWKVAALTKSNCVVYVKDGAMVAIGMGMTSRVDAARAAVAKAKELEIDLNGCVLASEAFFPFRDSIDIASKVGVKCVIEPGGSIRDDEVIEAADEHGMSLYFTGVRHFLH, encoded by the coding sequence ATGAGAGCATTGCTTAGCGTTAGCGATAAAGAGGGCATTGTAGAGTTTGCAAAGGGGCTAGAAGAGCTTGGCTGGCAGATACTTTCAACCGGTGGCACCTATAAACTTTTAAAGACTGAGGGCATCAAAGCCACTGAGGTTAGCGAATTTACGGCGTCACCTGAGATGTTTGAGGGTAGGGTAAAGACCCTTCATCCAAAGATACATGGTGGCATCTTGCACAAGCGCGATGACGCTACGCACGTGGCTCAGGCAAAGGAGTATGGCATCGAGGGCATAGACCTAGTTTGTGTAAATTTATATCCATTTAAAGAGACTACCATTAGGACCGATGACTTTGCTGAGATCATCGAAAATATCGATATCGGTGGCCCAGCCATGGTAAGAAGCGCAGCTAAAAATTTTAAAGACGTGCTCATAGTTACAAACGTGCTTGACTACGATGAAATTTTAAAGCGCCTAAGAGAAAAAAGTGATGATTTTGAGTTTAGAAGATCGCTGATGATAAAGGCTTACGAGCACACAGCGGCCTATGACAGCACGATCGCAAACTATATGAATGATAGATTTAATAGCGGTTTTGGCGATGCTAGATTTATTGTTGGCAACAAGGTTTTTGATACAAGATACGGTGAAAACCCTCACCAAAAAGGTGCGCTTTATGAGTTTAACTACTTCTTTTCAAACAACTTTAGAGCCCTAAAAGGCGAAGCTAGCTTTAACAACATGACTGATATAAACGGCGCACTAATGCTTGCAACTAGTTTTGAAGACGCGCCAGCAGTGGCTATCATCAAGCACGCGAATCCTTGCGGCTTTGCGGTAAAAGACACTCTGCTTGAAAGCTACGTGGCAGCGCTTAAATGTGATCCGATATCAGCATATGGCGGTGTGGTAGCGATAAATGGTACGCTTGATGAGGAGCTAGCTAAAAAGATAAATGAAATTTACGTTGAAGTAATCATCGCTGCAAATGTTGATGAAGCAGCGCTTAAAGTCTTTGAGAGCAAAAAACGTATCAAAATTTTCACTCAAGATAATAAATTTTTAGTACGTGCAGATGATAAATTTGACTTTAAACATATTGATGGTGGCTTTGTATTTCAAGAAAGAGACTTCGTAAAAGACGAAGAGCTTGAAAATATGAAGCAAATGAGTAAAAAACATGCAAGTGGCAGCGAGCTAAAAGACGCTCAGATCGCGTGGAAAGTCGCTGCACTAACAAAGAGCAACTGCGTAGTTTATGTAAAAGATGGTGCGATGGTGGCTATTGGTATGGGTATGACAAGCCGTGTGGATGCTGCACGTGCAGCCGTGGCAAAGGCAAAAGAGCTCGAGATCGACCTAAATGGTTGCGTACTTGCGAGTGAGGCATTCTTTCCATTTAGAGATAGTATCGACATCGCTAGTAAGGTCGGTGTAAAATGCGTCATTGAACCAGGTGGTAGCATCAGAGATGATGAGGTGATAGAGGCCGCTGATGAGCATGGCATGTCGCTATATTTCACTGGCGTTAGACACTTCTTACACTAA
- the msrB gene encoding peptide-methionine (R)-S-oxide reductase MsrB → MKKILKFILMAAVFFGLNLMAKDELIKEQTMAGQNLKEIYLAGGCFWGMQGYFKKIFGVVDTKVGYANGKSENTSYRELHESDHAETLYVKYDENRVALAEILAHFFRVIDPTSLNKQGNDVGRQYRSGIYYVSESDLPTIESFMKIEQKKFKDKIVVEVAPLKNFVIGEEYHQDYLDKNPFGYCHIDLGLADKPLYDETKFKPLSKDELKKNLSSEQYAVTQEAATERPFSSEYDKFDQKGIYVDITSGKPLFSSADKFDAGCGWPSFTKPITTTALSYKEDNSFMMKRVEVKSQNSDAHLGHVFDDGPSDKGGLRYCINGASLKFIPLEDMARLGYEEFIPYVK, encoded by the coding sequence ATGAAAAAGATCTTAAAATTTATCTTAATGGCGGCAGTGTTTTTTGGTCTAAATTTGATGGCAAAAGATGAGCTTATAAAGGAACAGACGATGGCAGGGCAAAATTTAAAAGAAATTTATCTAGCAGGTGGTTGCTTTTGGGGTATGCAGGGATATTTTAAAAAGATATTTGGCGTAGTGGATACAAAGGTAGGCTACGCAAATGGCAAGAGCGAAAATACTAGCTACCGCGAGCTTCATGAGAGCGATCATGCTGAGACACTTTATGTAAAATACGACGAAAATAGAGTCGCTTTGGCTGAAATTTTGGCTCATTTTTTTAGAGTGATCGACCCGACCTCTCTAAATAAACAAGGCAATGACGTCGGTAGGCAGTATAGAAGCGGAATTTACTATGTGAGCGAAAGTGATCTGCCAACGATAGAGAGCTTTATGAAAATAGAGCAAAAGAAATTTAAAGACAAGATCGTGGTTGAGGTAGCGCCGCTTAAAAATTTCGTCATAGGCGAGGAGTATCACCAAGACTATCTTGATAAAAATCCTTTTGGATATTGTCACATCGACCTAGGTTTAGCCGATAAACCGCTTTACGATGAGACAAAATTTAAGCCACTTAGTAAAGATGAGCTAAAGAAAAATTTAAGTAGCGAGCAGTATGCTGTGACACAAGAAGCGGCGACTGAGAGGCCGTTTAGCAGCGAGTATGATAAATTTGATCAAAAAGGCATTTATGTAGATATTACAAGCGGAAAGCCACTTTTCTCAAGCGCAGATAAATTTGATGCAGGATGTGGCTGGCCAAGCTTTACAAAGCCTATCACGACAACAGCTCTTTCATATAAGGAGGACAACTCGTTTATGATGAAAAGGGTCGAAGTTAAGTCTCAAAATAGTGACGCGCACCTTGGGCATGTTTTTGACGATGGCCCAAGCGATAAGGGCGGGCTAAGATATTGCATAAACGGTGCGAGCCTTAAATTTATACCGCTTGAAGATATGGCAAGACTAGGGTATGAGGAATTTATACCTTATGTAAAATAG
- a CDS encoding peptidase M50, with amino-acid sequence MLLNTYAPPFKLVGGYFIAGIFFLALSVPAFFYADFDAISSLNTAGFLHIFFVGFVMSIIIGALYQLTSVILEKPFFTAKGAILNLAIFCLSLLGMCYGMLFADAKILQISGVLLFCSLAFFATTYALSFMDNEKKSFAVFALFVSAIFLVIGITLGFCLLMILSGTLMLDFEMTLKFHVYFVLGFVFLVILGAASVLLPMFALAHDLKFTLSKASLACYILGGILLAFNENLSILSICLAALLFIAQALYILKKRVRKAHDYWNVNIVLSLVALLGAAVFIALDKLNLAAYFLIYGFLFAFIVAHLYKIAPFLIWYHYVAPFVGKVKVPLLDAMILKKIAYFGIAFNAISLLCYLLSTCFELEILVQASMIFIAISIVLLSINIINIFRFTGFKG; translated from the coding sequence ATGCTTTTAAATACTTATGCACCACCATTTAAGTTAGTCGGTGGATATTTTATTGCTGGAATTTTCTTTTTAGCATTAAGTGTACCGGCATTCTTTTATGCAGATTTTGATGCGATTAGCTCGCTAAATACAGCTGGTTTTTTGCATATATTTTTTGTTGGTTTTGTTATGAGCATTATCATCGGAGCACTTTATCAGCTAACCTCAGTCATCTTAGAAAAGCCATTTTTTACCGCAAAAGGTGCTATTTTAAATTTGGCTATTTTTTGTCTATCGTTGCTGGGTATGTGTTACGGGATGCTATTTGCTGATGCTAAAATTTTACAAATTAGTGGAGTTTTGCTTTTTTGCTCACTTGCCTTTTTTGCTACGACTTATGCACTAAGCTTTATGGATAATGAAAAAAAGAGCTTTGCGGTCTTTGCGCTTTTTGTTTCAGCTATCTTTTTGGTAATTGGAATAACGCTTGGTTTTTGCTTGCTTATGATACTTAGTGGCACGCTGATGCTTGATTTTGAGATGACGCTAAAATTTCATGTTTATTTTGTGCTGGGATTTGTATTTCTTGTGATACTTGGAGCTGCTAGCGTACTCCTACCTATGTTTGCATTGGCTCACGATCTAAAATTTACACTTAGTAAGGCCTCACTAGCATGCTATATTTTGGGTGGTATCTTACTAGCTTTTAATGAAAATTTATCTATTTTGTCAATATGTTTAGCGGCTTTACTTTTTATAGCTCAAGCACTTTATATTTTAAAAAAGCGCGTTAGAAAGGCGCATGATTACTGGAATGTAAATATCGTACTTTCGTTGGTGGCTTTGCTTGGTGCTGCTGTTTTTATAGCTTTAGACAAATTAAATTTAGCTGCGTATTTTTTAATATATGGCTTTTTGTTTGCTTTTATCGTAGCTCATCTTTACAAAATCGCACCATTTCTTATATGGTATCACTACGTAGCACCTTTTGTCGGAAAGGTAAAAGTGCCACTTCTTGATGCCATGATACTAAAAAAGATAGCTTATTTTGGTATAGCTTTTAATGCTATCTCGCTTCTTTGCTATCTTCTCTCAACTTGCTTTGAACTAGAAATTTTAGTGCAAGCAAGTATGATTTTTATAGCTATTAGTATAGTTTTACTATCGATAAATATAATAAATATTTTTAGATTTACTGGTTTTAAAGGATAA
- a CDS encoding metal-sulfur cluster assembly factor, which translates to MKEKIYNALSNIVDPEVGFDIVSLGLIYDASCDENGKAKVTMTLSTKSCPLHEMILGWVETAVLDIEGVKECEIDLVWEPEWNIQMASDFVKAQLGV; encoded by the coding sequence ATGAAAGAAAAAATTTATAACGCACTGTCAAATATCGTTGATCCAGAAGTTGGCTTTGATATCGTTTCGCTCGGACTTATATATGATGCGAGCTGCGATGAAAATGGCAAAGCAAAGGTTACTATGACTCTTTCAACCAAATCTTGCCCACTGCACGAAATGATACTTGGCTGGGTAGAAACTGCCGTGCTTGATATAGAAGGTGTCAAAGAGTGCGAGATCGATCTTGTCTGGGAGCCTGAGTGGAATATACAAATGGCAAGCGATTTTGTAAAAGCACAACTTGGAGTTTAA
- the ftsZ gene encoding cell division protein FtsZ, whose amino-acid sequence MSSFTVEENKSIYGAKIKVVGVGGGGGNMVNHIIRVNPNLNIDLIVANTDAKALENSLAHTKIQLGEKTTKGLGAGMRPEIGKAAAEESYDEVKSALETSDIVFIGTGLGGGTGTGAAPVVAQAAKDIGALTVAVVTMPFMFEGKKRRKLADCGLEELRKESDSIVVIPNDKLLTLIDKNAGIKESFEMVDEVLARAVNGMSTIVLDSGKSDINLDFADVRTIMSHRGLALMGVGEASGEDAAQEAIKNAIQSPLLDNMTINGAFGILVHFRISPSCPLADINNAMSIIHEAADEDAEIIFGTTTDDKIEDNKVEVTIIATGFQSSQKEAEKKDEIQTSNTSDIIKKERILRLKKVSGGYDEDYMSQLDVPSFMRHQMD is encoded by the coding sequence ATGAGTAGCTTCACAGTAGAAGAAAATAAAAGCATCTATGGTGCAAAGATAAAGGTCGTAGGTGTAGGTGGAGGTGGTGGTAATATGGTCAACCACATAATAAGAGTTAATCCGAATTTAAATATAGATCTTATTGTTGCTAATACAGATGCTAAGGCTCTTGAAAATTCTCTTGCACATACAAAAATTCAACTAGGCGAGAAAACAACAAAAGGTCTAGGTGCAGGTATGAGACCTGAAATAGGAAAAGCTGCTGCTGAAGAGAGCTACGATGAAGTAAAAAGTGCACTTGAGACATCAGATATAGTTTTCATTGGTACAGGACTTGGTGGTGGAACTGGTACAGGCGCAGCTCCAGTAGTTGCTCAAGCTGCAAAAGACATTGGTGCGCTAACAGTTGCAGTTGTTACTATGCCTTTTATGTTTGAAGGAAAAAAACGTAGAAAATTGGCTGATTGCGGCCTTGAAGAACTTAGAAAAGAAAGCGATTCTATTGTAGTCATTCCAAACGATAAACTCCTAACATTAATTGATAAAAATGCTGGTATAAAAGAAAGCTTTGAAATGGTTGATGAAGTACTTGCAAGAGCCGTCAATGGTATGAGTACGATCGTACTTGACTCAGGAAAAAGCGACATAAATCTAGACTTTGCAGATGTTAGAACGATTATGAGCCATAGAGGACTAGCTTTAATGGGTGTTGGCGAAGCAAGTGGTGAGGATGCAGCGCAAGAAGCTATAAAAAATGCAATACAATCGCCACTTCTTGATAACATGACAATAAATGGTGCATTTGGTATTTTAGTTCATTTTAGAATAAGCCCTAGTTGCCCACTAGCTGATATCAATAATGCGATGAGTATTATTCATGAGGCAGCAGATGAAGATGCTGAAATTATATTTGGTACAACAACTGATGACAAAATAGAAGACAATAAAGTTGAAGTTACAATAATAGCAACAGGTTTTCAAAGCTCACAAAAAGAAGCTGAAAAAAAAGATGAAATACAAACTTCTAATACAAGCGATATCATAAAAAAAGAGCGTATATTAAGACTTAAAAAAGTTAGTGGTGGATATGACGAAGACTATATGTCACAACTTGATGTACCATCATTTATGCGCCATCAAATGGACTAA
- the ftsA gene encoding cell division protein FtsA, which translates to MSTKILGIDIGSFQICAVIAQHDENGIKIIGIGTEKTQGIRKGVITNIEQAAKSIKNALIEAQRVAGTRYEKVIVSISGAYTKSVDSSGVVNIPNHEIGIKEIERAMQMADHTADIPHEYEKLHVLPYNFKVDGQEHIEDPIGMNGSRLEVQTHIVTVQKSSISNLRKAVNLAGVQLDNIVLSGYASAIATLTKDEKELGAALVDMGGATCNLVVHSGNSIRYNEFLPVGSANITNDLSMALHTPLPKAEEIKLGYGALINKSVDLIELPILGDETKSHEVSLDIISNVIYARAEETLMVLAKMLEDSGYKDSIGAGIILTGGMTKLEGIRDLASAIFDKMPVRIAKPKEMDGLFEILRDPANSCAIGLCLYGAGNFSPYEIDSEKKMRYQGEIASKPKANFRNVFAEEENVQNFGQETQDPNEKEDSFSDKDFELEVANKSKSKEELANIADISKQEKKPNAFAKFWYSITQLF; encoded by the coding sequence TTGAGTACAAAAATTTTAGGTATAGATATCGGCTCTTTCCAGATTTGTGCAGTAATAGCACAACATGATGAAAATGGTATTAAGATAATTGGAATTGGAACTGAAAAAACACAGGGAATAAGAAAAGGTGTTATAACTAATATAGAGCAAGCTGCAAAGTCAATAAAAAATGCATTAATAGAAGCACAAAGAGTTGCAGGAACACGCTATGAAAAAGTTATAGTTTCTATTTCTGGTGCGTATACAAAAAGCGTTGACAGTAGTGGTGTAGTGAATATACCAAATCATGAAATAGGTATAAAAGAGATCGAGCGTGCTATGCAAATGGCCGATCATACTGCTGATATACCTCATGAGTATGAAAAACTACATGTTCTTCCTTATAATTTTAAAGTAGATGGACAAGAACATATTGAAGATCCAATAGGTATGAACGGTAGTAGGCTAGAAGTTCAAACACATATTGTTACAGTACAAAAGTCATCTATTAGCAACCTAAGAAAAGCCGTAAATTTAGCAGGTGTTCAACTAGATAATATAGTACTTTCAGGATATGCTTCTGCGATAGCAACATTAACAAAAGATGAGAAAGAACTTGGTGCCGCACTTGTTGATATGGGTGGTGCGACTTGTAATCTTGTGGTACATTCTGGAAATTCTATAAGATACAATGAATTTTTACCTGTTGGCTCAGCAAACATTACAAATGATCTTTCTATGGCTCTGCATACACCTCTTCCAAAGGCAGAAGAGATAAAATTAGGTTATGGCGCTTTAATAAATAAGTCAGTTGATCTAATAGAGCTCCCGATCCTTGGAGATGAAACAAAAAGCCACGAAGTTTCACTAGACATAATATCAAATGTTATATATGCCAGAGCAGAAGAAACCCTTATGGTACTTGCTAAGATGCTAGAAGATAGCGGCTATAAAGATAGCATTGGTGCTGGAATAATACTTACTGGCGGTATGACTAAGTTAGAAGGCATTAGAGATCTTGCATCCGCAATATTTGACAAAATGCCAGTTCGTATAGCAAAACCAAAAGAAATGGATGGATTATTTGAAATTTTAAGAGATCCAGCAAATTCTTGTGCTATAGGGCTTTGTTTGTATGGTGCTGGCAACTTTAGCCCATACGAGATTGATTCTGAGAAAAAAATGAGATACCAAGGGGAAATAGCCTCAAAACCGAAAGCAAATTTTAGAAATGTTTTTGCAGAAGAGGAAAATGTACAAAATTTTGGACAAGAGACGCAGGATCCAAATGAAAAAGAGGATAGTTTTTCTGATAAAGATTTTGAATTAGAGGTAGCAAATAAATCAAAAAGCAAAGAAGAACTTGCCAATATTGCAGATATTAGCAAACAAGAAAAAAAGCCAAATGCTTTTGCAAAATTTTGGTATAGTATTACACAATTATTTTAA
- a CDS encoding peptidylprolyl isomerase: MLSWMQKHKKYLVVTIWVSTIAFVGAGFVGWGAYDLNSNRATSVAKVGHRNISIQELQQKYDSLYQYYNNLFDGKLTQEKANELGLQNAALQATIQENLLLNFADDIGLSVSKDDILKYIIVDPTFQKDGTFDKNLYHDILRRARINPTDFEENLKLTILLDKLRTILNLPASKEDIAMMEASFFMQDKLAIQIINANQSDIKIDEKELKDLWETNKNNYMTKTIYGLETYFIESNKNDVNQTTLSDYYNENKERYKGSDDKIKSFDEVKTEVIKDYNIEKSKTDALKKYTSIKKAELATNEFISINEDNATFSLDEIKGAKVGEVIKPFTYKDGYLIVRVKSITPPQPMSFEQARVMVLEIYKDKKKKENLTTIAKESLQNFKGTDIGFISRDINSSISGLNESETRAFVSQLFETNNKKDYVILEDKAVIYDILEQRLLVDNIDNNYKQITQQNVTMLKNNELIKDLTNKLKKYYEIKEYIKR, encoded by the coding sequence ATGTTGTCTTGGATGCAGAAACATAAAAAATACCTAGTTGTTACCATTTGGGTAAGTACAATAGCCTTTGTTGGAGCAGGCTTTGTAGGCTGGGGAGCATATGATTTAAACAGCAATCGAGCCACTTCAGTAGCAAAAGTAGGACACAGAAATATAAGTATTCAAGAACTGCAACAAAAATACGATAGTTTGTATCAATACTACAATAATCTTTTTGATGGTAAATTAACGCAAGAAAAGGCTAACGAGTTAGGATTACAAAATGCTGCACTTCAAGCTACAATTCAAGAGAATTTACTATTAAATTTTGCAGACGATATAGGTCTTAGTGTTAGCAAAGATGATATTTTAAAATATATAATCGTTGATCCAACATTTCAAAAAGATGGTACCTTTGATAAAAATTTATACCACGATATTTTGAGAAGGGCCAGAATAAATCCAACCGATTTTGAAGAAAATTTAAAACTAACAATACTACTTGATAAACTTAGAACTATTTTAAATTTACCAGCCAGCAAAGAAGACATTGCAATGATGGAAGCAAGCTTTTTTATGCAAGACAAATTAGCAATACAGATAATAAATGCCAATCAAAGCGATATAAAAATAGATGAAAAAGAGCTAAAGGATCTCTGGGAAACAAATAAAAACAACTATATGACAAAGACTATATACGGTCTTGAAACATACTTTATAGAGTCAAACAAAAATGATGTAAATCAAACTACTTTGAGTGACTACTACAACGAAAACAAGGAGAGATATAAAGGCTCTGATGATAAAATCAAATCATTTGACGAAGTAAAGACTGAAGTTATTAAAGACTACAATATCGAGAAAAGCAAGACTGATGCTTTAAAAAAATATACCTCTATAAAAAAAGCTGAGCTTGCAACAAATGAATTTATTAGTATAAATGAAGATAATGCAACATTCTCGCTTGATGAAATAAAAGGTGCAAAAGTTGGTGAGGTTATAAAACCATTTACATATAAAGATGGATATTTAATAGTTAGAGTAAAAAGCATAACTCCTCCACAGCCTATGAGTTTTGAACAAGCAAGAGTAATGGTACTTGAAATTTACAAAGATAAAAAGAAAAAAGAAAACTTAACAACCATAGCGAAAGAGTCTTTACAAAATTTCAAAGGAACTGATATAGGCTTTATTAGTAGAGATATAAATAGCTCTATCTCAGGACTAAATGAAAGCGAAACTAGAGCTTTTGTTTCTCAACTTTTTGAAACTAACAACAAAAAAGATTATGTTATATTAGAAGATAAGGCCGTTATATACGATATTTTGGAACAAAGGTTGCTTGTAGATAATATAGATAATAACTATAAGCAAATAACACAGCAAAACGTTACAATGCTTAAAAATAATGAGTTAATAAAAGATTTAACAAACAAACTTAAAAAATACTATGAAATTAAAGAATATATCAAAAGGTAA
- a CDS encoding class II aldolase and adducin N-terminal domain-containing protein has translation MELEHSINEIKTISLSMFRKNFFGVFHGSISARVEKNQFIINKQNAIFDNLKDDDLTLLSSKKDYRWNEASLDADIHLNIYKNINEARFVCYAMPPYATAYAMKHEKIVPKDYFGYMRFDKISVYDPKQYDDWYERAETEIYRYMLEKNTNIIIVKGYGIYAYSRSPQLLAKEIALLENSCKLLHLTSGYSDYSI, from the coding sequence ATGGAGCTAGAACACTCAATAAATGAGATAAAAACAATATCACTTTCTATGTTTAGAAAGAATTTTTTTGGCGTCTTTCACGGCTCGATTTCGGCAAGAGTCGAAAAAAATCAATTTATAATCAATAAACAAAATGCCATTTTTGATAATTTAAAAGATGATGACTTGACGCTTCTTTCATCAAAAAAAGACTATCGCTGGAATGAAGCTAGTCTTGATGCTGATATACACTTAAATATTTATAAAAATATAAATGAGGCGAGATTTGTTTGCTACGCGATGCCACCATACGCAACTGCCTACGCAATGAAACATGAAAAAATAGTACCGAAAGATTATTTTGGGTATATGAGATTTGATAAAATTTCTGTTTATGATCCAAAACAATATGATGACTGGTATGAACGTGCAGAAACTGAAATTTATAGATATATGCTAGAAAAAAATACAAATATTATTATCGTTAAAGGATATGGTATTTATGCATACAGCAGAAGCCCACAACTTCTTGCAAAAGAGATAGCTTTACTAGAAAATAGCTGCAAATTGCTTCATTTAACTAGTGGTTATAGCGATTATAGTATTTAA
- the rsmH gene encoding 16S rRNA (cytosine(1402)-N(4))-methyltransferase RsmH: MQSPHISVLLDEVLSFFKNLNGNFIDCTLGYAGHSSAILSQNENLNLIACDRDNEAINFSLKKLEPFGSRVKIYKSNFSELTSRLSQEEILNVRGILADIGVSSLQIDKDDRGFSLGSSTLDMRMDKERNFSAYDVVNDYSFDELVRIFRDYGELKNAAGIANKIINTRNLGKITSAKELANLIGTAQIKGRGVSPAILAFQAIRIEVNGELDELTNLLDSIEKCGFKDCLVAIITFHSLEDRIVKERFKKWANSCICLPGVYRCECGNNHELGEILTKKPLTASQNELAQNSRSKSAKLRVFKIKG; the protein is encoded by the coding sequence TTGCAAAGTCCACATATCAGTGTTTTACTTGATGAAGTTCTATCTTTTTTTAAAAATTTAAATGGAAATTTTATAGATTGCACGCTTGGATATGCAGGACATTCTAGTGCCATTTTATCTCAAAATGAAAATTTAAATTTAATTGCCTGTGATAGAGATAACGAAGCTATAAATTTTTCACTAAAAAAACTTGAGCCATTTGGCAGTAGGGTTAAAATTTATAAAAGTAACTTTTCTGAATTGACTAGCAGGCTAAGTCAAGAAGAAATTTTAAATGTTAGAGGAATTTTGGCTGACATCGGCGTTAGTTCGCTTCAGATAGATAAAGATGATAGAGGCTTTAGTCTTGGCTCAAGCACGCTTGATATGCGCATGGACAAAGAGCGAAATTTTAGCGCATATGATGTTGTAAATGATTACTCTTTTGATGAGTTAGTTAGAATTTTTAGAGATTATGGCGAGCTAAAAAATGCTGCCGGGATTGCAAATAAAATTATAAATACTAGAAATTTAGGCAAGATAACGAGTGCAAAAGAACTTGCAAATTTAATAGGTACAGCCCAGATAAAAGGGCGCGGAGTTAGCCCTGCGATACTTGCCTTTCAAGCCATCAGGATAGAGGTAAATGGTGAGCTAGATGAGCTAACAAATTTACTTGATAGTATAGAAAAATGTGGATTTAAAGATTGTCTTGTGGCGATTATTACATTTCACTCGCTTGAAGATAGGATCGTAAAAGAGCGCTTTAAAAAGTGGGCAAATAGCTGTATCTGCCTACCTGGCGTCTATAGATGTGAATGCGGAAATAACCACGAACTAGGCGAAATTTTGACCAAAAAGCCACTAACGGCAAGCCAAAATGAACTAGCGCAAAACTCACGAAGCAAGAGCGCAAAACTGCGGGTTTTTAAGATAAAGGGATAA
- a CDS encoding D-amino acid aminotransferase — MADQALQTVFLNGEFLQKDEAKVSAFDRGFIFGDGIYEVVPVINSKMVDKDGFWARFERSLNEIDISLPYEKEKFEAILNEIISKNALKEGGIYMQVTRGVAFRNFYFIENLTPSVFVFCYQSEILNNPAAKTGIKVVSVEDIRWKRRDIKSISLLAQCYAKNEAHKKGADEGFMVENGFVTEGCSSSAFIIKDKTLITKPLSNEILPGIRRMRLLKIAKDIGLKIEERKFSMDEVYSADEVFISAATLILLPVVYADCKAINGAKVGEISSKLREIYAGELLKEAGL; from the coding sequence ATGGCAGATCAAGCTTTGCAAACCGTCTTTTTAAACGGAGAATTTTTGCAAAAAGATGAGGCAAAAGTTAGTGCTTTTGATAGAGGATTTATATTTGGTGATGGAATTTATGAGGTTGTGCCTGTGATAAATTCAAAAATGGTTGATAAAGATGGATTTTGGGCGAGATTTGAAAGAAGCTTAAATGAAATAGATATAAGTTTGCCCTACGAAAAGGAAAAATTTGAGGCGATCTTAAACGAGATAATCTCCAAAAATGCCTTAAAAGAGGGCGGAATTTACATGCAAGTAACAAGAGGCGTGGCGTTTAGAAATTTCTATTTCATAGAAAATTTAACACCAAGTGTCTTTGTTTTCTGTTACCAGAGTGAAATTTTAAACAATCCTGCTGCAAAAACTGGCATAAAAGTCGTGAGTGTCGAGGATATCAGGTGGAAAAGGCGTGACATCAAGTCTATCTCACTTCTGGCTCAGTGCTACGCTAAAAATGAAGCTCATAAAAAAGGTGCAGATGAGGGCTTTATGGTGGAAAATGGCTTTGTCACAGAGGGTTGCAGCTCAAGTGCTTTTATTATCAAGGATAAAACACTCATAACCAAACCACTTTCAAATGAAATTTTGCCAGGCATTCGCCGTATGAGACTTTTAAAGATCGCCAAAGATATTGGCCTTAAGATAGAGGAGCGAAAATTTAGCATGGATGAAGTTTATAGTGCTGATGAAGTCTTTATCTCGGCTGCGACGCTCATACTCTTACCAGTTGTTTATGCTGATTGCAAGGCGATAAATGGTGCAAAAGTAGGAGAAATTTCAAGCAAACTTCGTGAAATTTATGCTGGTGAACTTTTAAAAGAAGCCGGGCTTTGA